In one window of Microcaecilia unicolor chromosome 9, aMicUni1.1, whole genome shotgun sequence DNA:
- the GSKIP gene encoding GSK3B-interacting protein: protein MMEIDYNTIDLPINSDFEENSEDKDLVGTDVKDMRLEAEAVVNDVLFAVRNMFVSKILPCAEDMAYINVEIREGNRYCLELTEAGLRMVGCAFDHVDENSQAPYHETVYSLLDSLSPAYREAFGNALLQRLEALKRDGQC from the exons ATGATGGAGATAGATTACAACACCATCGATTTGCCAATTAACAGTGACTTTGAAGAAAACTCAGAAGATAAAGACTTGGTGGGAACTGATGTGAAGGACATGAGATTAGAAGCAGAAGCTGTAGTGAATGATGTTCTTTTTGCTGTCCGAAATATGTTTGTTTCAAAAATCTTACCATGTGCTGAGGACATGGCATATATCAACGTGGAGATCAGGGAAGGAAACAGATACTGCCTGGAACTTACCGAAGCAGGACTTAGG ATGGTGGGGTGTGCATTTGACCATGTAGATGAAAATTCACAGGCTCCATACCATGAGACGGTCTACTCTTTATTGGACTCTCTTAGCCCGGCCTACCGTGAAGCATTTGGAAATGCTCTGCTACAGAGACTggaagcattgaaaagggatggacAGTGCTGA